Genomic DNA from Phycisphaerae bacterium:
TCGTACCCGACCTGCTGTGGCTGATCGACCTGCACAAGGCCCTGGGCGCCTGCGCCATTCCCCTGATCCTGCTGCACCCGATCTTCATCACGATCTACTACGCCCGCAGGTTCGGCCTCAACGTCTTCTCCTTCGAGGCCGGCGCCGCGTTCGCCGCCTACGTCGCCCTCGGCGTCTTCGCCCTGCTGCTGGTGGCGTTCATCGTCGTCACCAGCCTCTTCCTGCGGTCCCGGATGGACGCCCACACCTGGTACCGCTCCCACCTGCTGAGCTACGCGATCATGCCGGCCGTCCTCGTCCACGGGTACGCCATCGGCATGACCATCGCCGGCACGGGCATGGGAGTCCTCTGGCGGGTGCTGATCGTCCTCGTCTCCGTCTTCTACCTCTCCCGGCTGCTCTTCCGGTTCGGGTGGGCCGCCCACCCCCACCGCGTGATCCGGACCGTTCCCGTGGCCGATCAGACCACCGAAATCACCATGCGGCCCCTCGCCGCCAAAATGACGCCCAGGATCGGCCAGTTCGTGTTCCTTCGCCGCCAATCCCTCGCTGGCGCCCGGCCCTACACCGTCTCGCACTACGACCCCGACACCGGAGAGCTCGCCGTGACGATCAAGGCCCTCGGAGAGACCAGCAGCCGACACCAGGACATCGAGCCGGGAGAACGGGTACTCCTCGACGGCCCCTACGGAGTCTTCACCTGGGAGGCCCTGACGACCCATCGCCCCATCGTCATGATCGCCGGCGGAATCGGCATCACCCCCTTCCGCCGACTCCACCGACAGCTCAACCCGCACTCCGACCGCCAGCATTTCCTCTTCTACGGCAACACCGACAGCCGAGACATCGCCTACCGCGAAGAACTCGAACAGGCCGGGCATGTCCAGGTGGTCCACGTGATCAGTGACGAACCCGACTACCCGGGCGAAAAGGGCTACATCACCGCCGACCTCCTCGAAAAATACCTCGGGCCCGAACTCGCCCGCTGCGAATTCTTCATCTGCGGACCGCCCGCCATGACCGTCAAGCTGGAACGCGAACTCCACCAGCGATACGTCCCGACCGACCAGGTCCACCACGAACTGTTCACCTATTGATATGCATCAGCCAATGCCGAAAACTGATTAATCTCGGAATTGGAACTGGGAATTCCCCTTGATCCTCTGTTCCCGTCCCCTGCCAGCGAAACGCCACGTGCACTATCAAGGGCCCCGTGAGCCTGGTAGAATACTCCGTACCAGAATCGCGGTGGTCGTAGGCCACACCGCAAACAGGAACTCCAGGATACCGATACCGATGCCGCCCGGCCATCGCTCGCCAGGCGGGTCAACGCCGTGCCGATCCTGGGAAAGGCAACACCAATGGAACCGGAGTCCTCATCCGCTCACCCGGCGAACCCTTCGCCCGAACCGTCGACGCCCACGCCCGAGGCCACGCATTCGCTGCAATGCCTGGAGATCCTCGGCGGCAACCAGGTGGTGCGCCACGCCCTCGCCACGCCCGGAATGAACGTGTGGATCGACAGCCGGCCCCACGCCGGAACACGCGGCGGCGATCTGCACTACGTCTCCATGTGCGGCTCGGGACGGGTCACGCGATTCATCGTCGCCGACATCTCGGGGCACGGCCCCGATCTCGACGAATTCGCCCAGCGGCTGCGGAACCTGGTGAGCCGCTACATCAACCTGCTGGATCAGACGCGTTTTGCCCGCGCGATCAACAAGCATTTCGCCGAACAGGTCGGCGACAGCAAGTTCGCCACCGTCTTGCTGGTCACCTACTTCGCCCCAACCCATCACCTGATCGTCTGCAACGCCGGACACCCGCCGCCCCTGTGGTACAGTCACGCCGCCGGCCGCTGGCGCTACCTGAACCGCGCAGCGGCTGACGCCGGACCATCCATCCGCGCCGAACGCGCCCGCTACCGACTCTCGCGGGTCGCCAATCTCCCCCTCGGCATGATCGAACCGACCCCCTACCGGCAGTTCGCAGCCAAACTGGCCACGGGCGACGTGGTCGTCCTCTATACCGACGCGATGATCGAGGCCAGGAATCCCGCCGGACAGATGCTCACAAGTCGCGGGCTGCTGAAACTGGCCCGCCGCACCATCGAGTGGGTGCCGCAAGCGGGCAATGCTGCTGACGCCACCGCACGAGGAACGTGGAAGCTCGCCTCAGCCGCGGCGCGCTTGCAACAACCTGAACCCGCCGACGCCAATGGATCGACGCCGTCGGTCGATCCGCCGCGGACGGCTCAGCTCATCGGCCAGGAACTCATCCACGCGGTTGACCGGTGGCGCGGCGGTCGGCCGCCCGAGGATGACCAGACGACCGTCGTCCTGCACCACAATGGCGAGTCGCCGCCGCGGTTGACCCTCGGTCGGGCCGCACGCTCGATGATGAAAATGCTCGGATTCCGCTGGAAACAATGATCCGACGACGTCCGGTTCAATCCGGGCTACGACAAAGCGGCGAAGGAATGATGCGCGTCGGCTGTCGCGCGCCCGGCTACAGCTCCTCCGGCAGACAAAGACTCTCCCTGCAGTGAGCCGTGCGCCCACAGACACGACACACGAACCGAGGATCCTTCACCAGCGCCTTGTAGTCCTGCGGACTGTCCACGTGATAGCCGTACGACACGAAGTAGCACAGGTGAGTCGTGTGTTCATCGCTCTTGCAGCCTGCGTGATCCTTGGGATGCTCCTCAGCCATTCCTGATCCCTTCCATCAGTGCAGTTCAGAAAGCGACCATGCCAACGACCGCCATTGGCCTGATGCTCGACACATCAGTATAGCAATTCCGCCGACGTCATGCTCACTTCGTCCCTTCTCCTCCGCAAAACAGTATCTTCTCGCCACAACACGACGTGACGCGAAGCGCACGAAAGGCCCCGTCACACCGCCAGGCTCAGTCCGCGGCAAGCTCGAAGAACGGAGTGGGGCCGTGCTTCAGACTCGCGGTGTCCAGATGGATCTGGAGCCGGCCATCTTCCCACGCCAGCGCCAACCGTTCCCGACGCTCCCCATTAAGGGCCAGCGCGTAAAGGGCCATGTCCTTCCCGTGGGCGTTCCGCAGTGTCGCGTCCAGACGCCCCACCTTCATCAACACCGGCAACTCACCGTAGTCGAACATCATCGCGCGATCCGGCGTCACCGCCATGCCGGTATTGACGGCCTCGGTCGTATAGAGCAAAACCATCCGTCGGCTGTCCGACAGATCCTTCCCGTCCATGGCGCAAACGCCCACCATGGCCGCCGTATCGCTGCCGATCACCTCCAGCCGCCCGACCGCCTCGCTTCGGCCGGCCTCCAACGTCACCGCCTCGCTCAAAGGCGTAACCACCTTCAGGAGATTCTCCTCGGCTCGCATCGTGATCTGGCCCGTATCGCTCTCAAATACGCCCTTCGACGGCTCGCTGACGTTCGACTCCGCAAGAAGCCCGCTGCGCTTCATCCGGCCGACCAGAGCATCGAGCGAAACGCCGGCCTGCTCGCCGTCGACGACCTCGTCGGCGTCGGTCCATTGGCCGCCCTGGCGGATTCTCACGCTGCCTGCGGGAGTCAGAATCATGTCCGGTTCGACCGGCTGAACGACTTCCTTCGGCGGCTGCAACTCAGGAAACGAAATGGCAAAACCGCTGATCAACCCGAGCTTGGTCTGCTGTTTCGAGGCCTGCTTGAACTCGCCCAGCACCGACGTCGGCACCTGAAGCTCAACCCGATGGTCGGCCGCCTTCACGTCACCGCGCACAAACAGGCACGTGAACAGGAACTCGCTGGGCCGGGTGACCGGCGACCCTCCGGGCATGAACGAACCGAGACGTTTGGCCTCGAACACCACGGGCGTGGACGCATACACCATCGCATCGAATCCCTGAAACGCGGCATAGGCGCCGTGGACGATCCCCAGCTCGCGCTGATACCGGTTCCAGAAGCAGTGATTGTATTCGGTCATACAGAATGGCCGATCCGCGAATTTCGAACCGATCATGCCACGCAAATGAGGCACGAGCGTACCCACCGAGCTGTGTTGCGGGCAGTTTGCGCCATAGCCGCCTTGCCAATTCGGCCAGGGAAATGCAAAAAACTGATTCCGGATCGCCATCGTGGAGTATTCGTACCGTGCCGCATGATCTCCCCACCACTGCGACAGGCTGTAATGGGCGACCAGTCCATCGTAGCGGATGCGCTTGAGATTCGTCGTGTACCAGGCGAGGTTCTCGCGGGCCAGTTCCGTCACGAAGAGTGTAAAGTCCCGGTCGCTCGAACTCGATCCAATTCCCGTCCAGTTGAAGGACGGCGGTACGAACGCAATGTTCCCCGCCGGCGTCGCCACCTGGTCGAACGAGGTAATGCCGGCGTCGCCCCACGCCGTGGCCAACGCCTCCGGCGTCTCGTACTTCGCCTCCAGCCACTCGCCGAACCGCCGGTTCATCGCCTCTTTGATCTCCTCGGACGAGATGAACCGCGCCAGAAATCCCGACTCCTGTTCGTTATACGGCTCGACGCAGGCAATGGCCGGATCGTCCTTCCACGCCAATCCCGTGTAGGGATTGACGTGGTTCATCAGCGTCTCCGCCGCATAAAGCCAGATCCGGCGCAGTTCCGGATCCCCCAGATACATCCGCGCCTTCCAGTCGCATTCCCGGCTCTGAACCGCGGGATTATACTTCATCGGAGGATGGACCTCCTGAAACAGCCCATACCCCAGCAAGGTCAGATGCAGGTAAACCCCTTCTTGGCCCATCCGGGCGATCAGGTAATCCACCTTATCGAGCAGCTCCGGACTGACATCCAGGCTTCTGTGCAGCGACATCAGGTCGATATCGAATATCCGAAACAGATTGTACCCCTGATTTCTGGATATCTCGACAAAACGGTCCACCTTCGCTTTCCAATCGGCCCCCTCGCCAAACCAACTGAACGTGCAGGCGCTCATCGCCTCATCATCCACCACGTGAAAGATGAACCCCTTCAAGCGGACCGGCGTCTCGGGCCGGCCTTCGGCCACCAGTTTTCCACGCGGGCCAATGACGAGCCGCGGCAACCGCTTCAACCGCTCGCTCCCGCCGGACGGCCCCGCCACCAACGGCACAGCCGTCGTCGCGCTCAAGTCCAACGCGCTGCCCGCCTTCACCTGAACGTCGGACGTGTCCACCACTTTCCACTCCGCGTTCGCCACAAACGTCATCTTCTCCTGCGGTTCCGCAGACGCCATACGCGATTCCTTTGTGCCTGCCAAATTCCATACCCACGCCCAGCCACGCCGCCGGGCATACGTCCGCCGTGTGCCCCATCCGCTCCTGTGGCAGCGGAAAGACGACCAACAACGGTACCCTCCATGTATCGTACGTATTGTCCCTGGCGTGTGAATAGGTATCCTTACTGAAAACATGAACGATTTGACTGACCCACAATCCGTACGGGCAGCCCTCGTGGTTGCCCCACCCCAAAACACCCATCCCCGCCCCCCCTGTCATCCCCGCCTCCCCCTGTCATCCCCGCGCAGGCGGGGACCCAAACCTTCACGCCAAAATATAATCCCATCCCGCAGGGCTTGTCCTCGCGGTAGAATCGAATAGGATCCCCTTGAGACTCTCCACGAAGGGCCGCTCAGGAACGCGACGGCGATTGCTTGCTCTTGGAGTGGCGCGTCGCGCGATGCCCCGTAACCTATGGAATCGCCAAAGTCACGTCCTGCCGACCTGGGCGAGAATGATGAAACAACAAGGCAAGCGTCGCTTGGGACATTCCGAACCTTCACCCGCAAATGATATGGCCCAGCCGGTGGAGTTGAGCGAGCGATCCCGGGGGAATGCGCCCGTTCCTCTCGATCGGCACATTGAGCGTAACGGCCCCTTTGACGCCTTTGCATGCCGAGACAAAACCAAAGAGCTCTTCGTCGCCGTACCGGCAAAACTCCTCCGGCACAGCCGGGTTGAACGTGCTGTCGATCGGAACCAGGGCGTGCCACTGCACACCGTCGACGAACTGCGACTCGGGCATGTAAAGCTCCGGAGCACGCCCCGGCGTGCGAAGCTTCCCGTCAACGATCGCTACACTTCCAACGTCCAGAAAGTCCGTCCGGATCGCTCCATTCTCGAGCACATGGACCTCGCCCGCATGGTACTCCTCGAGCGGGGTCAACGGTTTGATGCGGCCGAGGCAAAAGGCCCCATCGTTAAACGCTGTGATCGAGTCGGGATTGCCCGCCCGCGCGGCCGCAAGCCACAGACTCCAGTCCCATTCTCCCTTGTGAATCCATTCGTAACACCCATCGAACCACCAGCCGTGAACGAGCGGGCCGTATTGCAGCGAATACTCCCGTACGAACCGCGGATACCGATCGAGGAACTCCCGATGGTCGGACTCATCCCATCCGAACACGGCGCGAATATCCGGATCCTTGCAGGCCATGTCACCCGGAATATAGACGATGAGCTTCTTCTGCCGCTCGGCCAATCGACCGGCAATCTGACGCACCAGATCCCGCTGTGGAGTCCGCCCCGGCAGCCGCGGGTCCAGAAAGGCGTTGGGACTGTTATAGTACCCGGTGTTCTGCCCAATGGTGAAAATCAGCCAGTCCGCCCCCGTGGCCAGGAACTCGCCGATAAAGCCGTCCACATCGAAACCGTCGATGATCCGATTGAGATTCCGCGTTCGCTCGGTCGCCGTCCGACCGTCCGGCGAAACCAGATAGTGGACCATAACGCCATACGTCCCTTCGGCCAGCCACGCCGCCCGCATCCCTGATGATCCTGCCGACATGATCGCTCCTGATGATAGTCCCAACCGCCATGTCTACTTGCCGACGAATGTGCACGTCTGATAGCGATCCACCGATTTGCTGTCGCCGATGCCGCCGCCCCACTCGAGCCACCCTTTGCGCCCGCCCCCGTCGTTATCGTTCACCAGGAACGAAAACAGCATCGTCCCATTCGTCGGACGGATCGGCGGAATCTGCGACCACGGAATCACGCAGCGATAGACCACCGTCGCCCCCTCGCGTGTGGCGCTGAATCTCGCCCCGGCTACAACGCTGTCCGGATTCGTCGCCGGCGGATACGCCGGGCATTCCGCATACAC
This window encodes:
- a CDS encoding serine/threonine-protein phosphatase translates to MEPESSSAHPANPSPEPSTPTPEATHSLQCLEILGGNQVVRHALATPGMNVWIDSRPHAGTRGGDLHYVSMCGSGRVTRFIVADISGHGPDLDEFAQRLRNLVSRYINLLDQTRFARAINKHFAEQVGDSKFATVLLVTYFAPTHHLIVCNAGHPPPLWYSHAAGRWRYLNRAAADAGPSIRAERARYRLSRVANLPLGMIEPTPYRQFAAKLATGDVVVLYTDAMIEARNPAGQMLTSRGLLKLARRTIEWVPQAGNAADATARGTWKLASAAARLQQPEPADANGSTPSVDPPRTAQLIGQELIHAVDRWRGGRPPEDDQTTVVLHHNGESPPRLTLGRAARSMMKMLGFRWKQ